The following coding sequences are from one Polynucleobacter sp. JS-JIR-II-50 window:
- a CDS encoding DMT family transporter produces the protein MNKESKGMLIGFVGILIFSLTLPVSKIAVLSFNPYFIAFGRATLAGLVALAYLAYKKEGAPSKVDFVKFVVIALGVVFGFPIFTTVAMTQGSSSHGAVILGMMPLATTVIGVLRFKERPSLGFWLVSLLGAGLVILYALLKSSGSFTYIDGLLVLGGISACIGYVEGGELSRNMNPRAVISWALVISLPLNIVMSWLTYSPEYIHAGVVAWTSFVYLSLFPMFLGFFFWYEGLAIGGIARVSQVQLIQPFCTLVAASVLLGDSLTVMNLIFAMLVVSTVILGKRMLVKRA, from the coding sequence GTGAATAAAGAAAGCAAGGGAATGCTGATTGGTTTTGTCGGCATTCTAATTTTTAGCTTAACGCTACCAGTAAGTAAGATTGCCGTTTTAAGCTTTAACCCTTATTTCATTGCTTTCGGTAGAGCAACTTTGGCAGGACTAGTTGCACTCGCCTATCTTGCTTACAAAAAAGAGGGTGCACCTAGCAAGGTAGATTTCGTGAAATTTGTCGTCATCGCCTTGGGCGTTGTATTTGGCTTTCCCATATTTACCACCGTTGCCATGACTCAAGGTTCGTCCTCACATGGCGCAGTGATTTTAGGGATGATGCCGCTTGCTACAACCGTTATTGGAGTGCTGCGCTTTAAAGAGCGCCCTTCCTTAGGATTCTGGCTAGTGTCTTTGTTGGGTGCGGGCTTGGTCATTTTGTACGCTCTATTGAAAAGCTCCGGCAGCTTTACGTATATTGATGGTCTTTTGGTGTTGGGTGGGATCAGCGCATGCATTGGCTATGTAGAGGGCGGCGAACTCTCCAGAAATATGAATCCTCGCGCTGTTATTTCTTGGGCCTTGGTCATTTCCTTGCCGCTGAACATTGTGATGAGTTGGCTCACCTACAGCCCTGAATATATTCATGCGGGTGTTGTGGCCTGGACTAGCTTTGTCTATCTGAGTTTATTTCCCATGTTTCTTGGCTTCTTCTTTTGGTATGAGGGCCTTGCGATTGGCGGTATTGCACGTGTCAGTCAAGTGCAATTAATTCAGCCGTTTTGCACTCTAGTTGCAGCAAGCGTTTTGTTGGGCGATTCACTCACGGTAATGAATTTAATCTTTGCTATGTTGGTTGTGTCTACCGTCATCCTTGGGAAAAGAATGCTGGTAAAAAGAGCGTAG
- a CDS encoding haloacid dehalogenase type II, translating into MYKLIAFDAYGTLFDVYSMGQLAEELFPGHGQAFALMWRDRQIEYTRLVTMSDPNPSGSKHYLPFWELTIRSLRYVCKRMNLNLSPEYEKRLMDQYAKLTGFEDSVSVLKAIKEKGLSTAILSNGSREMLATVVESNGVKPYLDKVVTIEEVRLFKTAPQAYELLLKAFPVKKEEILFVSSNAWDALAAKWYGFDVFWVNRLGHPFEEIGEKPNYEGNSLSKVLEVI; encoded by the coding sequence ATGTATAAGCTAATCGCTTTTGATGCCTATGGCACATTATTTGATGTGTATTCCATGGGGCAGTTGGCAGAAGAATTGTTTCCGGGTCATGGACAGGCCTTTGCTTTAATGTGGCGCGATCGTCAAATTGAATATACCCGCTTAGTGACGATGAGCGATCCCAATCCTAGCGGCAGTAAGCACTATCTCCCGTTTTGGGAGCTAACCATTCGCTCATTGCGATATGTCTGTAAACGCATGAACTTAAATCTCTCGCCAGAATATGAGAAGCGATTGATGGATCAGTATGCCAAGCTCACTGGTTTTGAAGATAGCGTGAGTGTTCTCAAAGCTATTAAAGAAAAAGGTTTATCTACGGCCATACTGTCTAATGGCAGTAGAGAGATGCTCGCTACTGTAGTGGAGAGCAACGGAGTAAAGCCTTACTTAGATAAGGTTGTAACAATTGAGGAAGTGCGTCTATTTAAAACGGCTCCACAAGCCTATGAGCTTTTACTAAAAGCATTTCCCGTCAAGAAGGAAGAAATTCTCTTTGTGTCGAGTAATGCTTGGGATGCTCTAGCTGCAAAGTGGTATGGCTTTGATGTGTTTTGGGTCAATCGCCTTGGTCACCCTTTTGAAGAGATTGGTGAAAAACCAAACTATGAAGGCAATTCTTTAAGCAAGGTATTAGAAGTTATCTAA
- a CDS encoding DUF2798 domain-containing protein: protein MIQIQNLIFALIMGCLMSLSITLATTFARIGFAENFFGAWFGVWLVAYPVAIAGILIYKPLASNITAAVIEKLRSHES from the coding sequence ATGATTCAGATACAAAACCTTATATTTGCTTTAATCATGGGGTGCTTGATGTCTTTAAGCATTACGCTTGCAACTACATTTGCGCGCATAGGTTTTGCAGAAAATTTCTTTGGGGCTTGGTTTGGGGTATGGTTGGTGGCTTACCCGGTTGCGATTGCCGGCATTTTGATATACAAGCCGCTTGCTAGCAATATCACTGCGGCCGTTATAGAAAAACTAAGATCTCATGAATCTTAA
- a CDS encoding GNAT family N-acetyltransferase has product MIQYRDNAIISAEQAIDLYKRSTLGERRPIHNVQTFEDMLKNANLTITAWNGEALVGISRSLTDFSYVAYLADLAVDEKYQRSGIGKQLIEETKLRLGPECMIVLLAAPKANEYYEHIGFEHNPRAWTLKK; this is encoded by the coding sequence ATGATTCAATACCGCGACAACGCCATTATTAGCGCAGAACAAGCCATAGACTTATACAAGCGCTCGACTCTTGGAGAGCGCCGCCCCATTCATAACGTTCAAACATTTGAGGACATGCTCAAGAACGCCAATCTCACTATTACCGCTTGGAACGGCGAAGCTTTGGTGGGCATTTCTCGCTCTCTGACTGACTTCTCTTATGTAGCCTATCTTGCGGATTTAGCCGTTGATGAAAAATATCAACGCTCTGGCATCGGCAAGCAACTAATTGAGGAAACCAAGCTACGTCTTGGTCCTGAATGCATGATTGTGCTTTTAGCAGCACCCAAGGCGAATGAATATTACGAGCATATTGGCTTTGAACACAATCCGCGCGCCTGGACTCTCAAAAAGTAA
- a CDS encoding DMT family protein: MINLSIFNSPISFIGLLALSNVFMTFAWYAHLKNLSAKPWWIAVLVSWAIALFEYALQVPANRIGYQFFSLGQLKIAQEVITLSVFVPFAVFYMGEPFKTDYIWAGFCLLGAVYFMFRS; the protein is encoded by the coding sequence ATGATCAATCTATCTATATTCAATAGCCCAATTAGCTTCATTGGCCTATTAGCACTATCCAATGTATTTATGACGTTCGCTTGGTATGCGCACCTAAAAAACTTATCGGCCAAGCCATGGTGGATTGCAGTTTTAGTTAGCTGGGCGATTGCTTTATTCGAGTATGCCTTGCAGGTTCCGGCTAATCGAATAGGCTATCAGTTCTTTAGTCTGGGACAACTCAAGATTGCCCAAGAAGTGATTACTCTCAGTGTATTTGTTCCATTTGCTGTTTTTTACATGGGCGAGCCATTTAAAACCGATTACATCTGGGCGGGATTTTGTTTATTGGGCGCCGTCTACTTTATGTTTAGATCATGA
- a CDS encoding pseudouridine synthase, whose product MEEKVRVSKLLSELGLCSRREADSYIEQGLVTVDGEVVNELGVRAFRHQKIELQSGAKAQQASRITVILNKPVGYISHYDDEQEYQPAASLITPENYFASPLDKGRSPRFNTKGLAPAGRLDIDSTGMLVLTQDGRIAKLLIGENSPVEKEYLVRVEGALSFEDLDRLKHGLSLDGVELKPAQVSWQNEDQLRFVLREGRKRQIRRMCEMVGLKVIGLKRVRMGRISLGPLPPGQWRYVGAHEQF is encoded by the coding sequence ATGGAAGAAAAAGTACGCGTCTCAAAATTACTCTCCGAGCTTGGTCTTTGCTCCCGCCGTGAAGCGGATTCATATATTGAGCAAGGTTTAGTAACAGTAGATGGCGAAGTGGTTAACGAATTAGGCGTTCGCGCCTTCCGTCATCAAAAAATTGAATTGCAATCCGGGGCTAAAGCACAGCAAGCCTCTCGCATTACTGTCATCCTGAATAAACCCGTTGGCTATATTTCTCACTATGACGACGAGCAGGAATATCAACCAGCCGCCTCTTTGATTACCCCTGAAAATTACTTTGCCAGTCCGCTTGATAAAGGCAGAAGCCCTCGCTTCAATACTAAAGGACTGGCGCCGGCTGGCAGGCTGGATATTGACTCCACTGGCATGCTGGTTCTCACTCAAGATGGTCGTATTGCGAAATTATTGATCGGGGAAAATAGCCCCGTTGAAAAAGAATATTTAGTGCGCGTAGAGGGAGCCCTCTCTTTCGAAGATTTGGATCGCCTAAAACATGGCCTCTCTCTTGATGGTGTAGAACTCAAGCCTGCACAGGTAAGCTGGCAGAATGAAGATCAGCTTCGCTTTGTGTTGCGCGAAGGGCGTAAGCGCCAAATTCGTCGGATGTGTGAGATGGTGGGCCTCAAAGTGATAGGCCTCAAACGCGTCAGAATGGGTCGCATCTCATTGGGACCGCTTCCTCCCGGGCAATGGCGCTACGTAGGGGCTCATGAGCAGTTCTGA
- a CDS encoding sulfite exporter TauE/SafE family protein produces the protein MPDLILQAIVLGSLGLGAGVLGGVIGFGTTIILMPALVYFYGPIQAIPVIALVATVANLSRIFLWWSVIQWRVCFVYSLAAIPFTILGVNTLVQLDEHLIEITLGIFLIALIPIRRWMRNQNFYLKLWQMALVGAAIGYLTGIVATTGAINTPFFLAFGLTKGAFLGTEAASTLSILFTKGITFHQLGFLNVTAVIQGLLIGSCVLVGSIFSKKIVLALPEKKFLLLMELVMLISGLSILVMSF, from the coding sequence ATGCCTGACCTAATTCTGCAGGCTATAGTGCTTGGCTCATTGGGCCTGGGCGCTGGGGTTTTAGGTGGCGTCATTGGTTTTGGTACCACCATCATATTGATGCCCGCTTTGGTCTATTTTTATGGACCTATTCAGGCCATTCCCGTCATAGCTTTGGTTGCCACCGTAGCCAATCTCTCTCGTATTTTTTTGTGGTGGAGTGTGATTCAATGGCGCGTTTGTTTTGTCTATAGCCTAGCTGCAATACCATTCACGATATTGGGTGTGAATACTCTCGTGCAACTGGATGAACATTTAATTGAAATAACTTTAGGAATATTTTTAATCGCATTAATTCCGATTCGTCGCTGGATGCGCAACCAAAATTTTTATCTAAAACTTTGGCAGATGGCCTTGGTTGGGGCCGCTATTGGCTATTTGACTGGCATTGTTGCGACTACAGGCGCTATCAACACCCCTTTCTTTCTGGCCTTTGGCCTCACCAAGGGCGCCTTCTTAGGCACAGAGGCGGCAAGCACCCTATCTATTCTGTTTACCAAGGGAATTACATTTCATCAGCTCGGCTTCCTCAATGTAACTGCAGTTATTCAGGGACTTCTTATTGGAAGCTGTGTTTTGGTAGGCTCGATCTTTTCTAAGAAAATTGTTCTGGCGTTACCAGAAAAGAAATTTTTGTTGCTGATGGAGCTGGTGATGTTAATTTCAGGCTTGTCGATCTTAGTCATGTCTTTCTAA
- a CDS encoding MOSC domain-containing protein, with amino-acid sequence MKLNAYIQAIYLAASAGTQMLSVSTAKAMAGIGLEGDRYALGTGAYSAIEPTKVRHISIIAVSGINTANDWLTAGDEPTFDGPETRRNIVLAGIAASELNALVGKPFQIGSIQLLGTELCTPCERPAQLLSRLSFMDAFEGRGGIRAEILNSGALTVGDKLFIGNEG; translated from the coding sequence ATGAAACTCAATGCCTATATTCAAGCCATCTATCTAGCAGCATCTGCTGGGACCCAGATGCTATCTGTCAGCACTGCTAAAGCCATGGCTGGTATTGGCCTTGAAGGCGACCGTTATGCGCTAGGCACGGGTGCCTATTCGGCCATTGAGCCAACTAAAGTGCGTCATATCAGCATCATTGCCGTATCTGGAATCAATACAGCCAATGACTGGTTAACAGCTGGTGATGAGCCTACTTTTGACGGCCCTGAAACACGCCGCAATATTGTGCTTGCAGGCATTGCGGCTTCCGAACTCAATGCCCTTGTAGGCAAACCATTTCAGATCGGCAGCATTCAACTACTCGGCACAGAACTATGCACCCCCTGCGAGAGACCGGCGCAATTACTGAGTAGGCTAAGCTTCATGGACGCATTCGAAGGGCGTGGCGGTATTCGAGCTGAGATTTTAAATTCCGGGGCCCTCACTGTGGGTGATAAGCTATTTATCGGGAATGAGGGGTGA
- a CDS encoding MAPEG family protein, with translation MLLVTSIIAAALTIIFIKLSFAVIGLRRKNKVGLGSGGHEDLERAIRTQGNFAEYVPIGIILIACLELNGAPWWLVAIPGVSLIIGRLIHAKGMNTPPPDFSKRVLGMKFTFFTLIALVALNLGWSLYRLAV, from the coding sequence ATGCTATTAGTCACCTCAATTATTGCCGCTGCCTTAACCATTATTTTTATCAAACTCTCTTTTGCTGTCATTGGCTTAAGAAGGAAAAATAAGGTTGGTCTAGGAAGTGGTGGTCACGAAGATCTTGAGAGGGCCATTCGTACACAAGGCAACTTTGCCGAATACGTTCCCATTGGAATTATCCTAATTGCTTGTCTTGAGTTAAATGGCGCCCCTTGGTGGTTGGTGGCCATTCCAGGCGTCTCACTCATTATTGGACGTTTGATTCATGCAAAGGGTATGAATACTCCACCGCCAGATTTCAGCAAGCGCGTGCTCGGAATGAAATTTACTTTTTTCACGCTCATTGCATTAGTTGCTTTGAACTTGGGATGGTCTCTCTACAGGCTCGCTGTTTAA
- a CDS encoding patatin-like phospholipase family protein codes for MIASSRRNFLKTSAAGIAAVTSTQALAQAQNFSSNTIAEVEALAAKKDVESTTSWNDGLVHPAPFKNPFAQGKERGLALGGGGTPLIAWYAGYCNALKKAGVDLSGADVVVGTSAGSIFGAMLTSGHLWRLMGEMDLFADFPKLLAEMMPALKFNASQLRAQHAELTVRDGSLASIQRIGKAAMASFNPDGVANHYKVMKKLLTASAWPSDGMFTTAIDCFTGQRIVVSKADNVPINVACAASSSAPGQVGPTFIKDRLCMDGGMSQSSTHSDVIAGVKRAIVISLGDGTINEQKQGLRLSSLPNTINQEVKDLEGGGTKTKHIVVGLPPGLSKVENLLDPKWIAPYLKYGNDRGIADVAMMKAFWA; via the coding sequence ATGATTGCATCATCACGCCGTAATTTCTTAAAAACTTCTGCTGCTGGCATCGCGGCAGTTACCAGTACACAAGCTTTAGCCCAGGCACAAAATTTTTCATCAAACACTATTGCAGAAGTTGAGGCCTTGGCAGCTAAAAAAGATGTTGAATCTACAACGAGTTGGAATGATGGTTTAGTTCATCCAGCCCCATTTAAGAATCCGTTCGCCCAAGGCAAGGAGCGAGGTTTGGCGTTGGGCGGTGGCGGAACTCCATTGATTGCTTGGTATGCCGGGTACTGCAATGCGCTTAAGAAGGCTGGCGTAGATTTAAGCGGTGCAGATGTTGTGGTCGGCACTTCTGCAGGTTCAATATTTGGCGCAATGCTGACATCTGGGCACTTGTGGCGTCTTATGGGTGAGATGGATCTTTTTGCGGATTTCCCAAAACTGCTTGCAGAAATGATGCCCGCATTGAAATTTAATGCTTCTCAATTAAGGGCGCAGCATGCCGAGTTGACGGTGCGTGATGGATCTCTCGCATCTATTCAGCGCATCGGCAAAGCTGCGATGGCTTCGTTCAATCCTGATGGTGTAGCCAATCACTACAAGGTAATGAAGAAGCTGCTAACGGCTTCTGCTTGGCCTTCAGATGGAATGTTTACTACGGCGATTGATTGCTTTACGGGACAGCGTATTGTTGTGTCAAAAGCCGATAATGTTCCTATTAACGTTGCTTGTGCCGCAAGCTCTTCAGCACCAGGCCAGGTTGGCCCTACATTCATAAAGGATAGGTTATGTATGGATGGCGGCATGAGCCAAAGTAGCACGCATAGCGATGTTATTGCCGGCGTTAAACGAGCCATTGTGATTTCTTTAGGCGATGGAACGATCAATGAGCAAAAGCAGGGATTGCGTTTATCTTCTCTGCCCAATACGATCAATCAAGAGGTGAAAGATTTAGAGGGGGGCGGCACAAAGACCAAGCACATTGTTGTTGGTCTTCCGCCTGGTTTATCTAAGGTAGAGAATCTTCTTGATCCAAAATGGATTGCGCCCTATTTGAAGTATGGGAACGATAGGGGCATTGCTGATGTTGCAATGATGAAAGCATTTTGGGCTTAA
- a CDS encoding peptide chain release factor 3 yields the protein METLTSSTPGAEVLRRRSFAIISHPDAGKTTLTEKLLLYAGAIQIAGSVKARKASRHATSDWMEIEKQRGISVASSVMQMEYRDCIINLLDTPGHQDFSEDTYRVLTAVDSALMVIDAANGVESQTLRLLEVCRARNTPIVTFINKMDREVKPPMELMDEIETALGIEVVPFTWPVGMGKSFAGVIDIANARMRMFKAGEDRVTEDSHAVVAINDPALKERLGTDLENALAEVDLIKEAMPAFDLEAFLAGRQSPVFFGSAINNFGVREILNTLVELAPSPGSRKALQREVSPAENKFSAVVFKIQANMDPAHRDRVAFLRICSGHFQRGMKLKICRNGKEVRTNNALSFLSQRRDILDEAFPGDIIGLPNHGLLRLGDTLTEGEQLQFTGLPFFAPEIFRMVESADPLRSKQLRTGLMQLGEEGAIQVFRPMAGGTMLLGAFGQLQFEVVSHRLQTEYGAEVRLLPARYSLARWVSSDDPVALKKFTQENIHRMAEDVVGASVFLASHKSELDVAQQRWESIQFHALREHAGLIYQSDLAG from the coding sequence ATCGAAACTCTTACCTCCAGCACTCCAGGCGCAGAAGTACTTAGACGTCGCAGCTTTGCGATCATCTCTCACCCAGATGCGGGCAAAACTACGCTTACAGAAAAGTTATTACTGTATGCGGGGGCTATTCAGATCGCAGGAAGTGTTAAAGCGCGCAAAGCTAGCCGTCATGCAACATCTGACTGGATGGAAATTGAAAAGCAGCGCGGCATCTCCGTAGCAAGCTCGGTGATGCAGATGGAATACCGCGATTGCATCATTAATCTATTAGATACACCAGGTCACCAAGACTTCTCAGAGGATACATACCGCGTGTTGACTGCGGTTGACTCTGCTCTCATGGTGATTGATGCGGCAAATGGTGTTGAATCTCAAACATTACGCTTGCTTGAAGTTTGCCGTGCGCGCAATACACCTATCGTGACATTCATTAATAAGATGGACCGCGAAGTTAAGCCTCCAATGGAATTAATGGATGAGATTGAAACCGCACTTGGCATAGAGGTAGTACCCTTCACTTGGCCAGTTGGCATGGGCAAATCCTTTGCTGGTGTGATTGATATAGCCAATGCTCGTATGCGCATGTTTAAAGCAGGCGAAGATCGCGTGACCGAAGACTCACATGCAGTGGTTGCCATAAATGACCCAGCCCTTAAAGAGCGCCTAGGCACAGACCTAGAAAACGCCTTGGCAGAAGTAGATCTCATCAAAGAAGCAATGCCTGCATTTGATCTCGAAGCCTTTCTAGCCGGCCGGCAGTCACCAGTCTTCTTTGGCTCGGCCATCAATAACTTTGGTGTGCGCGAGATTCTCAATACATTAGTAGAACTCGCACCGTCGCCAGGCTCACGCAAAGCCTTGCAACGCGAGGTCAGCCCTGCTGAGAACAAATTCTCAGCTGTTGTGTTCAAGATTCAGGCGAACATGGATCCCGCACATCGTGACCGTGTGGCTTTTTTACGCATCTGTTCTGGCCATTTTCAGCGCGGCATGAAACTCAAGATTTGTCGCAACGGCAAAGAAGTACGAACCAACAATGCGCTATCTTTCTTATCCCAAAGACGTGATATTTTGGATGAGGCTTTTCCGGGTGACATCATTGGCTTGCCAAATCATGGCTTGCTGCGCTTAGGCGATACCTTAACCGAAGGTGAGCAATTGCAATTTACGGGGCTCCCATTCTTTGCACCAGAAATTTTCCGCATGGTTGAGTCTGCCGATCCCTTGCGCTCCAAACAATTGCGTACCGGACTGATGCAGCTGGGAGAAGAAGGCGCCATTCAGGTCTTTAGGCCAATGGCAGGGGGTACGATGCTGCTTGGCGCTTTTGGTCAACTTCAATTTGAGGTGGTAAGCCATCGACTGCAAACCGAATATGGCGCAGAAGTACGGCTTCTACCTGCACGCTATAGTTTGGCTCGTTGGGTTAGCTCAGATGACCCTGTTGCCCTGAAAAAATTTACCCAAGAAAACATCCATCGCATGGCAGAAGACGTGGTGGGCGCATCTGTTTTCTTGGCATCACATAAATCAGAGCTAGATGTTGCCCAACAACGTTGGGAGTCCATTCAATTCCACGCGCTTAGAGAGCATGCCGGCTTAATTTATCAATCCGATTTGGCAGGCTAA
- a CDS encoding histidine phosphatase family protein encodes MTITRFCLVRHGETDWNAAHRLQGHTDISLNARGLAQARQMARALKNIQLQFDVLYTSDLQRAAKTAQAIEELFDTTAIPNAALRERHLGALQGLTTDEAPMREPDLWESHLSRNIEENLRNGESIQQFADRIKTTLIEICKQHPGKTILLVSHGGALDMMYRIASNQALDAEKAVTVPNASVNWISHDGLAWKVNSWADTSHLEDLSLDNLDL; translated from the coding sequence ATGACTATTACTCGATTTTGCTTAGTTCGCCACGGAGAAACCGACTGGAATGCTGCGCACCGCCTTCAAGGCCACACTGACATTAGCCTCAATGCCAGAGGCTTAGCACAAGCAAGACAAATGGCGCGTGCCCTCAAAAATATTCAGCTGCAATTTGATGTTTTATATACTAGCGATCTTCAGCGTGCAGCCAAGACTGCACAAGCCATTGAAGAATTATTCGACACAACTGCGATCCCAAATGCCGCACTCAGAGAGCGCCATCTTGGCGCCCTGCAGGGGCTCACTACTGATGAAGCCCCAATGCGTGAACCAGATCTCTGGGAATCTCATCTCAGCAGAAATATTGAAGAAAACTTACGTAATGGAGAAAGCATTCAACAATTTGCAGATCGCATTAAAACTACGCTTATCGAGATCTGCAAACAACATCCAGGTAAAACTATTTTGCTGGTCAGTCATGGAGGCGCATTAGATATGATGTACAGAATTGCGAGCAATCAAGCTCTGGATGCAGAAAAGGCCGTTACCGTACCCAATGCCTCTGTCAACTGGATCAGTCATGATGGGCTTGCATGGAAAGTGAATAGCTGGGCAGATACAAGCCATCTAGAGGATTTATCTCTAGATAATCTAGATCTCTAG
- a CDS encoding MipA/OmpV family protein, with protein sequence MKSIFRITTLLIAAAIYIPAYALDDIPDALPDRIVGDIGAAVYTSNLHIGTEGTQSLALPYAFFDYQRFFARIDEVGIKTFKMGYGYFEVIGKINLDTYKVKSSINGNSINRSDPIPLGLGTFQETPIGGFFVNAYHDFGKSKGALYEFLYFAEIETYKKVIVYPQIGVERQSSQYANYYYGINPGESTATGYAAYSAPATNNLLAGLMVEIPVVDNWYINVYGKRKWMGGGINNSPVMNRSFQDNVFMALAYRFK encoded by the coding sequence ATGAAATCGATTTTTCGCATAACGACTCTTTTAATTGCCGCTGCAATCTATATTCCCGCCTACGCGTTAGATGATATTCCGGATGCACTTCCGGATCGCATTGTTGGCGATATCGGCGCGGCCGTTTACACCTCTAACTTACACATTGGCACCGAAGGCACTCAATCCTTAGCTCTGCCCTATGCCTTTTTTGACTATCAGCGTTTTTTCGCTCGCATTGATGAGGTAGGCATTAAGACCTTCAAGATGGGCTACGGCTATTTTGAAGTCATCGGAAAAATTAATTTAGATACCTACAAAGTAAAGTCGTCAATTAATGGCAACTCTATCAATCGAAGCGACCCAATACCCCTTGGCCTAGGAACTTTTCAGGAAACGCCCATTGGGGGATTTTTTGTTAATGCCTATCATGACTTCGGGAAGTCAAAAGGGGCGCTCTATGAATTTTTATACTTCGCCGAAATTGAAACCTATAAAAAAGTAATCGTCTATCCGCAAATTGGTGTGGAACGACAGTCAAGTCAATATGCTAATTACTACTATGGCATCAACCCTGGAGAGTCGACAGCTACTGGTTATGCGGCTTATAGCGCCCCCGCAACAAACAATCTTTTAGCGGGACTCATGGTGGAAATTCCAGTGGTGGATAACTGGTACATCAACGTGTATGGCAAACGCAAATGGATGGGTGGTGGAATTAATAACAGCCCAGTCATGAATCGCTCATTCCAAGACAATGTCTTTATGGCACTTGCGTATCGCTTTAAGTAA
- a CDS encoding dicarboxylate/amino acid:cation symporter, producing MTVTLKKPPIYKILYFQVLTAVVIGVLLGHFYPSLGTEMKPFGDAFIKGIKMLIAPIIFCTVVLGIAGMEDMKKVGKTGGLALLYFEIVSTIALMVGLVVVNVLQPGAGMNIDPASLDTKGIAAYTGPGKMGTTTDFLMNIIPSSAVDAFAKGEILQVLFIAILFGFALHKFGGRGTMVFDLIEKTSHVLFDMIGVIMKFAPIGAFGAMSFTIGKYGIGSLFSLGKLMGSFYLTCLLFVFIVLGIIARINGFNIFKFVRYIKEELLIVLGTSSSESVLPRMMEKMELLGAKKTCVGLVIPTGYSFNLDGTSIYLTMAAVFIAQATNTPMTLMQEVTLLLVLLLTSKGAAGVTGSGFIVLAATLSAVGDVPVAGLAIILGIDRFMSEARALTNLVGNGVATIVVAKWTGELDQKQLTSVLNRDNWIEAQEPELILDQKQDKMR from the coding sequence ATGACCGTTACATTAAAAAAACCACCAATCTATAAAATCCTTTATTTTCAAGTACTTACAGCGGTTGTAATTGGTGTTTTACTGGGCCATTTTTACCCAAGCTTGGGTACAGAAATGAAGCCATTTGGGGATGCCTTCATTAAAGGCATCAAGATGTTAATTGCCCCCATTATTTTTTGTACGGTAGTTTTGGGTATTGCTGGCATGGAAGACATGAAGAAGGTTGGCAAAACTGGTGGACTAGCACTGTTGTACTTTGAGATTGTGAGCACTATTGCTTTGATGGTCGGCTTGGTTGTGGTGAATGTGCTTCAGCCTGGCGCTGGCATGAACATCGATCCTGCAAGCTTAGATACCAAAGGAATTGCTGCGTATACCGGGCCCGGAAAAATGGGCACCACTACGGATTTCTTAATGAATATTATCCCGAGCAGCGCGGTTGATGCATTTGCTAAGGGTGAAATTTTGCAGGTCCTTTTTATTGCAATCTTGTTTGGATTTGCATTGCATAAGTTCGGCGGTCGCGGAACGATGGTGTTTGACTTAATTGAAAAAACATCCCATGTTCTCTTTGACATGATTGGTGTGATTATGAAGTTCGCACCTATTGGCGCATTTGGCGCAATGTCATTCACCATTGGTAAATATGGCATTGGCTCTTTGTTCTCATTGGGCAAGCTCATGGGCTCGTTTTATTTAACCTGCTTGCTATTTGTATTTATTGTTTTGGGAATCATCGCGCGAATTAATGGGTTCAATATTTTTAAATTCGTGCGCTACATTAAAGAAGAGTTGTTAATTGTTTTAGGTACTTCATCATCAGAATCCGTCTTGCCACGTATGATGGAAAAAATGGAGCTGTTGGGCGCCAAGAAAACGTGTGTTGGCCTCGTTATTCCAACGGGTTATTCATTCAACCTAGATGGCACTTCTATTTATCTAACAATGGCCGCAGTATTTATCGCACAAGCAACCAATACGCCAATGACACTCATGCAGGAGGTCACACTCTTGCTGGTGCTATTGCTGACGTCTAAAGGTGCAGCAGGCGTTACTGGTAGTGGCTTTATCGTTTTGGCAGCTACTCTTTCTGCTGTCGGAGATGTTCCGGTTGCTGGTTTGGCCATCATCTTGGGTATCGACCGCTTTATGTCTGAAGCACGAGCGCTGACGAATTTAGTTGGCAATGGCGTGGCTACGATTGTGGTTGCCAAGTGGACTGGTGAGCTAGACCAAAAGCAGCTAACTAGCGTCCTCAATCGCGATAACTGGATTGAAGCACAAGAGCCGGAACTAATCTTAGATCAAAAGCAGGACAAAATGCGCTGA